AAACACCCAAGTACATGTTACTTGCACTGTTACTCAAATAACTGTATCTGAGGCACATAGACTCATACCTACCAGCCCTACCCCTGTTCCTCTTTACAGAGATTCCACAAACAGCCTCTAGTAAGCGCCATGATGAGAAAGTACATATGTGGGGCAAGGGCACACTCCAAGCACTGCTTGTGTTATGAGTTGTAGGGTCCTGTTGGGGAGCTTTCTAACACAGAAAGGTATAGTTTTGGGATGATGGGACTGAGTTATTCTATGTGAAGTCACATTTGCTCGGTCAGACTCCCAATGACAACAAAATGACACAATAATAAAGTTTGTCAGTGAGTTCTTACCTTGTTCCTCGCCATTAGTGCAAACCATTTCACAGCCATTATCACAGCACTTTTCATTCCAGCCACAATCCGTATCAGCCTGACACTCATCCCGAATTTTCCCTAGGCAGCGAAACTTCATTACATGGCTGGGGCACGTTGCTGTACATACAcagaaacatataaaataaatatatatattggaaccATATTTGTGGGCAGATTTTTGGAGAGAAATACAGTGTCATgcattgccaagggttaattgctggATTTGCTAATCCTTTGTTTGACACTGTCAAGAAGAATATATTATTTTCACTATTCTagagggaacctaaataaagactGAGGCTACTTACCTTTAGGCTTTGGAAATACTGGTGGCTTGTGTGGTGGAAATTGTTGAAAGTCTAAAATGAATATCAAAATGATCAATATTACACAGTATATTCATGTCAGAAATTTTATATAACACACAGGTATATCAAAGCTTTACAAAGTACATTTGGGTTGCATATTGGGACTGCCTCTTGCAACAAGCAGATGATAAATGAATCTGCTCTGCAGATAAATGGCAAACTCACTGCAAGGGGTATAATACAAGGCTTGATTGTGCTCAAATAAGGTAGAACCAGGGCATTGGGATAACTAGCTTGTTGCAGGTAAGTTAAACAATCAATACGTCCCAGACATTAATTGACTGAAACCACTGATTAGAAGGTCTGATGTTCTTTGTAGAACTTGGGCTTGGTTGGACTTGGAGACAGACCGTAACTCAGTGGGGCTAATTGGCTAACACTAGGATAATTTGGCCAGTGCAGTAACCATTCGTGACCAATCAGAGTTTTCGTTTCATTATTTAACTGCAGTAGGCTACAACCTGATTGAAATGAAGCACTGAACTGGGGCAAATTTTGCCATTGGTAGTAAATTATCCCCAGAAAAGCATCAATGTACTGGTCCCCTTAGTCTAATATTTCTAGGTTCCCCCACAAAAAATACCTCTAGCAGcagtggccttaaaggagaagtcaacccctacGTGCAAAAatccttcccccctcccctgtgtaggccaCCCTCCCCCCgcctacctgccccccgggcaaatacccctaacttgttatttacccctcCGTTCAGATCCTCTCCTGCTGAGTTCACAGCAGcaatcttctcccgagcgctcttcttcctggattcagcaacgttttctggcgcatgcgcagtaggaggcatttgccggtgcagatctactgcgcatgctccgaaagtcacgaagtttccgaagaaaaaatcggaaactttgtgactttccgGCGCATGCACaggggtaaataacaagttagggacatttgcccgttggggcaggtaggccggggggggggggaggggagccTACATAGGGGAAGGGGGAGGGGTTTTTGCACGtagggttgacttctcctttaagggaaaatttTTAAAGAAGACCTCTAGGTAAAAAAATCACTTCCTTCATTTATTTTGAAGGCAACAACGTGAACGTAGGTCTAGCCAGACCAGGCATCATTTTGATGCTCTTATTTGCCCCCACCAGTAATTTTATTAAAAGTACACTTTGGTATACAGTATGGAAAATCAATAAACCAATAGTTTTGTAAATATTAAAGTGATTTCTATAACAGGCAGTGTACAGTGTACATATATGGAGTTCCATTCCACCCTTACCTCCTCCTGGAAAATCCCCTCGGACTTTTATGCAGGACTTCCCGCAGCCATTGTCACAGCACTTTTCACCCCATTTGCATTCTCTATCCGACGCACACCGACTAACTATCCCCAGGCAGATTTTCCCAGGTAGAGCATGAGGACATTTACCTGTGAAATAGAAACAATATGGTAAGGAACACAGAACATACGATGTAAAGGCTTAGTAACATCATTGGGTTGGTTGGTGTTGGGAAGTGACAGACACACTCTGGTGACATCTGCTCCCAAACACCCCATACATAAAGAGTTTTAAGGTGAATTCCTTCTGATAACTATTGACTGCTTGGATCACTGAGAGGGCTTTACCCATTTCTTTAAGCAAAtgcatttctgtatttatatataatatacatatatgcatattTATTGAGCTTTACAGAAGATATCACCAGACTGTATCCATCATCCTGGACAAACAGGATTGTACTGATGTAATAATTATTATAGCCAAGCCTTGGCTGCAAGCATTGTTTCCTTTATGCAACCCTTGTGAAATTCTAGTTTAGCAGAGCATTGCTACATATACACTGACATCCAgtataaatacagataaaacAACAATGTGATGTGAAAGAAATGGAGCTTTCATTATTGCAAATCCAAGAAAAACATGCAGAGTGTAAAAAAGGTGAGTTTGGGGTTACCATAGCATTTGAGCTTGCATCTATTAAAGGTTGGTGCACAGGCTGCTGCTCTTGGCCAGATGTGCCCTTATAGCATCTAAATATGTTCTGGTTATTATCTTTTACATATAAGCTAGCCACGGCTGGAGATTCTTAAACAGATTCAGAGTGCAAATATGTATTTACTGCTCTGGGCATGCTCAGGACTACAGCAGGGTGGCAGTtacaggttgaaaaaaagatgaagttgaacatttttagtcctctgcctaactgctagctgatcctgAGAAAGACCCAATGGACAAAATTCTTGTTCTGAACTAGAGCTGATATAGAAAATCCAGCAACAAACAACAGTCCAATAGAGAAGACTACAATCTGTTTCTTTTCAAACTCTTTCAGGTTAATGATTTGGCTGTGGGTAGGATACAGTCTACAATGACTGAGGGAGGAACCACCAGTTTCCATCACATTCAAAGAGTCAGAGCCTATTGGATGTGAACAGCTGGAACtacaaatgaaaagcaaatgaatATAGTGCTTTCAGACTTTTTTGGGggtcaagccccccccccccaacattgaCTTGTGGATTGAGAGAATTGAGAATAAAAATGGAGAGTAGAGTTCTTTCTGTATCCAGTATTGTTAATACATGTATACACCTACCCCATTGGGAGGGTACCCCtgcagcagtgatccccaaccagtagctcatgagcaacatgtttctcaccgaccccttggattttactcccagtggcctcagagcagcagcttatttttgaattcttggcttggaggcaagttttagttgaataaaaaacagatgtactgccaaacagtctcctgtaggctgccagatcACAAACGGGCTACCAATTCACATAGGGGGTACCAAATATCCAATCCTAGCTCTTATTTGGCAGCCCccggaacctttttcatgcttgtgcttctccccatctctttttacatttcaatgttgcTCTCAGGTAAGAAAAGGACCCCTGCTTTACAGTTTTGGGACCTTTACTTGACTGCCTCTTAAATTTCTCATAGAATACAATCTCTAAGTATAAAATAACTAATTTCACCTTCATGTTAATAGATTTGTGTGAGGCATATACATAATACACACAATAAAGTGATGTGAAACTATTTCAAATAATAGCAGGGAAGCAGAAAACAGATAACCTAGGAATCCAAcagacaccaatgtttttttaaaaaaatatctactTTTGATGCACATTcctaatgctgatttttttttaatccactcATATATCTTTTTGGTGCTGTATTGCTTACCTGTTAGTCCTGGTACTATTGATCCTGTGGCCCGGGGGAGGACAGAGATACTGATTGTGATTAAGAGTAAAAAGTAGGGATAATGAGACCTCATATTGCTGCTGATAAGATGCTGATCCTTGGAACTTGTCAcaaagacacatatatatatattcccaagcCAGGAAGAAAGGGAGTTGTCTAATCATCATGTTACTGCCAATCCTTTGCCATGTGTCTTCCAACATTGTTCATTTATTGTGCAATTATAATTAACTACAAAACACAAACGCTGTAGAAAAGCAGGTTGGTTTACATCAGACTGCATTAAATAGACGCCGACACTTCCCAAAAGTACCGTCAGTACTGTCAGCATTATCTTTTGATTTACATAGATACATGTAATTTAATTTACgtgggttgaaaaaaaatcaaaggccaacccctccaaatgacacCCAGTGCGCACattacacatacttatacagactTATATATACACTGACAtgcagttaggcccataaatctttggctttttttttgaaaaaaatgctttagttcctcacatttttatgcaatctttttgttcaacccactgaattaaagctgaaagtcctCAGTTcaactgcaggaaaaaaaaaaagggagggtgtgatatcactctagcttgcagtacagcagtaaagagtgattgaagtttatccgagcacaagtcacatgactgggggcagctgggaaattgacaaaatgtctagccccatgtcagatttccaaattgaatataaaaaaatctgtttgctcttttgagaaatggatttcagtgcagaattctgctggagtagcactattaactgatgctttttggaaaaaaacatgttttccgatgacaggattcctttaaggactggaaccCAAAATGCaccacatactccagatgaggcctcaccagtagggatgtagcgaactgccgatttggtgttcgcgaacgccgttcgcgaacaccggcaaaaaatgcgaacgttcgcggacagttcgcgaacttcgaacacccgcttaaatcgttcgattcgaacgatcgaaggattttaatcattcgatcgaaggattttcattcgaacgatcgaagccattcgatcgaatgcttttcattcgatcgaatgcttttcattcgatcgaatgcttttcattcgatcgaatgcttttcattcgatcgaatgcttttcattcgatcgaatgcttttcattcgatcgaatgcttttcattcgatcgaatgcttttcattcgatcgaatgcttacaatcgttcgaacgaatggaaatcgttcgattttttcgAATCGAatgcgaactcaaaatgcgaacgttcccaaacgttcgcgaacattcggcggacgcgagcggtcgaagttcgcgcgaactagttcgcagcagaacagttcgctacatccctactcaccagggacctataaagtggcaaatttatattttcatcccttaagttaatgcaagatagaactttatttgctttagtggccctAGATCCTTCTCgtaaaggaaactcccaacacactgccatttagtgtataacttgcatttatattatttttgccaaagtgcataacctgcatttatcaacattgaacctttgaagagttacaaagtgccattgtgattggattagtggaagagtttatatgccgagaacttcccacaccagtcagttgaactgaagaagctgcttctgtcttcattgattactcagcaagtccagttgtttttagatttacctatactagatataacattgaacctcattttccagttttctgcccagtttcccaacttagacaaatcactctgcaaagtggcagcatcctgcatggaacctatagttctgcacaatttagtatcatctgcaaaaatagaaacagtactttcaatgcccacctccaggtcattaataaacaagttgaaaagcaagggacctagtacagagccctgtactCCACTAactacactggtccaattagaaaatgctccatttaaCAACACTCTTTGTAacctatcttttagccagttctctatccaaatacaaatactatgttccaggccaacattccttaatttaaccagtaaccttttgtgtggcactgtatcaaatgctttagcaaagtctagtAAATCACATCAACTGCCATTCCAGAGTGAAGGACCTTGCTcacattctcataaaaataattaaattagtctggcaagatctattacacataaaaccatgctggcacaagcTCATAGTATTATTTGCAATTAAGtaaagtatcttatcccttaatacccctttgaaaagctttcataccactgatgtcagactaataggtctatagttttgaggctgagaacgggatccctatGTCacaaaattaagtaaagaggttcgGCAATCACATATCTAAGCTTGTTttgtaccctgggatgaataccattcaGTCCCAGACCTTTGTTTGTCTTTCCATGTTCCATGTagcctcttttgaatttccttttgtgtgaaccatgcatcatatGTTCACATTCCTCATTtgggtagacagatgaaaaataacagttcggaatctttgctttttctctgttcttatCAATTAACTGACCTCCCACTCCATCCTGCTTCATTGTTTtactattttcatatttaaaaaataattgctgcaatatccttttccatctcaattttaaCTTGCCTGATAGCTTTTTAAAAGGGGCACGAAAAGGAAGGGGATGGGGGCGACGAACCATCTCATCGAGCCTagggtgccctctatgtaaatttGGCCCCATtggcgacacagcagcttgtttatataaactatagtagtttttctgaagcaaacacaccagttttaccagtgcagggcaacagtacattattgtcattcctttaaaggaaaactatacccctcaaacaatgtaggtctctataaaaagataatgcataaaacagctcatatgtaaaatcctgcttcatgtaaataaaccattttcataataatatacttttctagtagtaggtgccattgggtaatcataaatagaaaattgccattttaaaaaataagagccgccccctgggatcctaggattcactgtgcacacaaacataccaacaaaccatacctgttaggtcacatgagccaattaacagacagagttgtgtcttttgcttcctcacttcttcctgttacagttagagttgtagtatttctggtcaggtgatctctgagacagcacacagaccatcacaaaatggtggctcaaggcaagagatgtaaaagggcaatatttacttaaatatatattccagtttggtaagattctttaatatgccacttaatatgatatgaactatctgttgcttaagtgttcattttgggggtatagttttcctttaaaacactttcttttttggtgctactgttccttttagTGAGTTCATTTGCACTGGTTATGGCTACTGCCCCACTAGGCACAAATTGCCAATATTTTAAGAGATTTTGCAATTATGTCATATCAATGCAAAAGTTACAATAGCATTTCAATTCTGCAATCTATAAGGCCTTTCCAAAGGGCCAATGTTATTGGAATATAACCCCCAGTTCAAAAGGGCACATatatcaaatacaaaaaagatatattccaaaacattctattttaagttaaaaaatcaaTCTTTATTCAACATAGATTTAAAAGAATAgacatacagaccaattgatgtcCCGCCTTACGCTtttcatacccactggtacttattcataggcacaTATCAATGCAGTCATCATTTTTTTAAGCAGGAGTTACCACATGTGAGGCTTGCCTCATTCCTGTGCTGTCAcagtgtcatttatttttttattattggcggtgccttttattttttacattttgttgcaCAGCTTGGAAAGGCATCAAGCCTAACTTACATAATACTTCATGTTAAAGGTGGCAATAAATGATAAActcactaaacactaaaaatggaaattaaatgtcACTCCAATTGAATAACTGCAAGGTTtagcactttggcaaaaatttaATACATGCAAGTTatccactaaatggcagtgtgttgggagtttccttaaatgagaaggatctaggggtcttagtagataacacgttgtctaattctgggcaaagtcattctgtggctactaaagcaaataaagttctgtcttgcataaaaaagggcattaactcaagggatgaaaacataattatgcctctttataggtccctggtaaggcctcatctggagtatgcagtgcagttttggactccagtccttaagaggaatataaatgagctggagagagtgcagagactaagtgcaattaaattggttagagggaaggaagacttaaattatgaggatagactgtcaaggttggggttgttttctctggaaaaaaggtgcttgcgaggggacatgattacactttacaagtacattagaggacattatagacaaatagcaggggacctttttacccataaagaggatcaccgtaccagaggacacccctttagactagaagaaaagaaatttcatttgaagcaacgtagagggttcttcacagtcaggacagtgaggttgtggaatgcactgccgggtgatgttgtgatggctgattcagttaatgactataagaatggcttggatgattttttggacagacataatatcaaaggctattgtgatactaagctctatagttagtatagatatgggtatatagaatttatgtgaaagtatggaggggtgtgtatggatgctgggttttcatttaggggggttaaacttgatggactttgtcttttttcatcctgaTTGAACTATGAATACGGCATACTAACAACGGAATGCTTATTAAATACATTTGGAGTCCTCTCTCCAGGCATCTACAAATTGATCCTTGGTAATATGTTTTGGCAGGTAGATATGTACATGCACACACGTAGTGAAAACTGCAATAAAACCTACCAGTAGGATTGATGTTTCACTAGTGTacagttaattttgttttgtatgatcTTATCTGTGCATATATGTCCCCCTGAAGTGATTTGGCTAGGATTGTCCAGTTCAAAACTTTCTGCCTGgtttacagaaatataaaaactgggcaagACTGTCCCATGATTGATGGGAAATGTGACCAAACGCAGGCTGCTGAGGCCCTAAATGTCAAAACCCCTCCCCCAATATGCATTGACATGCCcttcactaaagctggccatagatgcaaagatctgatcgtatgaatcgaggattcgtacgattttcggaacgtgtgtggagagtcccgacatttttcgtccggcggagatcggtcgtttggtcgatcggacaggttagaaaatctctgccgg
The sequence above is a segment of the Xenopus laevis strain J_2021 chromosome 8L, Xenopus_laevis_v10.1, whole genome shotgun sequence genome. Coding sequences within it:
- the LOC121397174 gene encoding vegetative cell wall protein gp1-like, coding for MRSHYPYFLLLITISISVLPRATGSIVPGLTGKCPHALPGKICLGIVSRCASDRECKWGEKCCDNGCGKSCIKVRGDFPGGDFQQFPPHKPPVFPKPKATCPSHVMKFRCLGKIRDECQADTDCGWNEKCCDNGCEMVCTNGEEQGIPKEPPFKPPKLPKPEGILPTLKPLLPRPPKIPVLKPKPQPPIIDPPVPPFPFPIPEPKRPHFPPFWDPPAPEPQPPIKDPPVPPFPFPIPPEPERPRFPPFWDPQPEPYYPDQPEPIDVVKYIP